In Heteronotia binoei isolate CCM8104 ecotype False Entrance Well chromosome 4, APGP_CSIRO_Hbin_v1, whole genome shotgun sequence, a genomic segment contains:
- the LOC132569920 gene encoding olfactory receptor 6V1 codes for MMGNDTQPVEFILMGFSMSRVLQKVLFAPCLALYLLMLAGNATVVSMICFDSRLHTPMYFFLCNFSVAEMLVTSTVVPRMLVGLGAERDTIPFGECLAQFYFYFSLGTTVFLLMAVMSIDRYVAICHPLHYSTILTNDVCLQSAFAVWATSFFSMIPPAAIRAGMSFCRSNEIDHFFCDNAPLLKLSCSDTRLIELWDFLLAALFILSSFTMTVASYGAIIFTILRIPSATGRQKAFSTCASHFTVVIIGYGTTIFIYVRPNKSYSTDLNKMVALLTSIVTPFLNPFIFTLRNEKVKEVFRDWLGHLRSL; via the coding sequence ATGATGGGAAACGACACACAACCGGTAGAATTCATCCTGATGGGTTTTTCAATGTCGAGGGTGCTGCAGAAAGTTCTATTTGCACCATGTCTAGCACTCTACCTACTGATGTTAGCTGGGAACGCTACTGTTGTGTCCATGATCTGCTTTGATTCCCGGCTTCACACCCCCATGTACTTTTTTCTGTGTAATTTCTCCGTGGCAGAGATGCTGGTGACATCCACTGTGGTCCCCAGAATGCTGGTGGGCTTAGGGGCGGAAAGGGATACCATCCCCTTTGGGGAATGCTTAGCTCAATTTTACTTCTACTTTTCCTTGGGGACCACAGTGTTCCTCCTCATGGCTGTAATGTCCATCGACCGCTATGTGGCCATATGCCACCCCCTCCACTACTCAACCATCCTGACCAACGATGTCTGCCTCCAATCGGCTTTTGCTGTGTGGGCGACTTCCTTCTTTTCCATGATCCCACCAGCAGCAATCAGGGCTGGGATGTCATTTTGCCGCTCCAACGAGATTGACCATTTCTTCTGTGACAATGCACCTTTGCTCAAGCTCTCCTGTTCAGACACCCGCCTCATTGAGCTCTGGGACTTCCTTCTTGCTGCTCTCTTCATCTTAAGCTCTTTCACCATGACAGTTGCCTCCTACGGTGCCATCATCTTCACCATCCTGAGGATCCCTTCAGCAACAGGCCGCCAAAAGGCCTTCTCCACCTGTGCTTCACACTTCACCGTGGTCATTATTGGGTACGGAACCACCATTTTCATCTACGTGAGGCCCAACAAAAGCTACTCCACTGACCTAAACAAAATGGTAGCCCTGTTGACCTCTATAGTGACCCCATTTCTAAATCCTTTCATTTTTACCTTGAGAAATGAGAAAGTCAAAGAGGTCTTTAGAGACTGGTTGGGACATCTAAGAAGTCTGTAG